In the Arachis ipaensis cultivar K30076 chromosome B10, Araip1.1, whole genome shotgun sequence genome, one interval contains:
- the LOC107624288 gene encoding kinetochore protein NDC80 homolog isoform X2 codes for MRPGAGPRRQKDSFIPPPPPTPLDFHQRNQFPRDSDASFASSRPSSAGGGAGRTRFEDYKERHSQQSFISAINSFLKSRNSTISFKSGGTTPSAKHIIDTLKLLLREIEYPVSKLEEDLPPLLKRLNYPFKLNKSILKSPAAPHQWPYLLALIHWLLQIASFGSHLSQSTSNTVSSLLQVNLVHQYTLNSYLNYIKGHDDVVEELELDIIDKLNHQKALAQEKLEAANNELKSLRDDLERLRLHPVKKEELEKTKGMLEDDVKKFNLLIEDVGRKIEEMEKVLAEKEKVLEAKEQENRRVCEENKELRRTVEAQPVNVRDVERMKRELQALEREIQEGELARNVWEDKFWELENNLSHKFKELEVLALDCNQELRRLKIGDDIQYQLNAKGTTPAEIMGFDHKLSLKPALNSYAEDIKKISMGRWEELISYQQMSNENAARLEEKRNNVATLQSQIDKSHLDAYWKQKSSTL; via the exons ATGAGGCCCGGTGCTGGACCCCGCCGACAAAAGGACTCATTCATTCCGCCGCCGCCGCCAACTCCGCTGGATTTCCATCAGCGCAATCAGTTCCCCCGCGACTCCGACGCCAGTTTCGCAAGCAGCCGCCCTTCTTCCGCCGGAGGCGGCGCGGGGCGCACGAGGTTCGAGGACTACAAGGAGCGCCACTCGCAGCAATCGTTCATTTCCGCCATCAACTCGTTCCTAAAGTCGCGGAACTCTACCATCAGCTTCAAATCCGGCGGCACCACACCTTCCGCGAAGCACATCATCGATACCCTAAAGTTGCTTCTGAGAGAGATCGAGTACCCTGTGTCGAAACTCGAAGAGGATCTTCCCCCTCTCCTGAAGCGCCTCAATTACCCGTTCAAGCTCAACAAGTCCATCCTCAAATCCCCCGCTGCCCCTCACCAGTGGCCTTACTTGCTCGCACTCATTCACTGGCTCCTTCAGATCGCCTCCTTCGGCTCTCATCTCTCCCAATCCACCTCCAATACCGTCTCTTCCCTCCTCCAGGTCAACCTTGTCCACCAGTACACCCTCAATTCCTATCTTAACTACATTAAGGGCCATGATGATGTGGTTGAAGAACTCGAACTCGACATCATCGACAAGCTCAACCACCAGAAGGCCCTCGCCCAGGAGAAGCTCGAGGCTGCCAACAATGAGCTCAAGAGTTTGAGGGATGACTTGGAGAGGCTGAGGTTGCATCCCGTAAAGAAGGAGGAGCTGGAGAAGACTAAG GGCATGCTAGAGGACGATGTGAAGAAGTTTAATCTTCTGATTGAGGATGTTGGGAGGAAGATTGAGGAGATGGAGAAGGTGCTGGCAGAGAAGGAGAAGGTTCTGGAGGCGAAGGAGCAGGAGAACCGTAGGGTTTGCGAGGAGAACAAGGAACTCAGGAGGACGGTAGAGGCACAGCCTGTGAATGTGAGGGATGTGGAGAGGATGAAGAGGGAGTTGCAGGCTTTGGAGAGGGAGATCCAGGAGGGCGAGCTTGCCCGGAATGTTTGGGAGGACAAGTTCTGGGAACTGGAGAATAATCTTTCTCACAAGTTCAAGGAGCTTGAGGTGCTTGCTTTGGATTGCAACCAAGAGCTGAGGAG GTTGAAGATCGGTGATGATATTCAGTATCAGTTGAATGCCAAGGGAACTACGCCTGCTGAGATTATGGGTTTTGACCATAAATTGAGTCTGAAGCCTGCACTTAACTCATACGCTGAGGACATTAAGAAGATTTCTATGGGGAGATGGGAAGAGTTAATTTCCTATCAGCAGATGTCCAATGAAAATGCTGCTAGGCTTGAGGAAAAAAGAAATAATGTTGCAACATTGCAGTCACAGATTGATAAA AGTCATTTAGATGCGTATTGGAAGCAGAAGTCGTCTACCCTGTGA
- the LOC107624288 gene encoding kinetochore protein NDC80 homolog isoform X1: MRPGAGPRRQKDSFIPPPPPTPLDFHQRNQFPRDSDASFASSRPSSAGGGAGRTRFEDYKERHSQQSFISAINSFLKSRNSTISFKSGGTTPSAKHIIDTLKLLLREIEYPVSKLEEDLPPLLKRLNYPFKLNKSILKSPAAPHQWPYLLALIHWLLQIASFGSHLSQSTSNTVSSLLQVNLVHQYTLNSYLNYIKGHDDVVEELELDIIDKLNHQKALAQEKLEAANNELKSLRDDLERLRLHPVKKEELEKTKGMLEDDVKKFNLLIEDVGRKIEEMEKVLAEKEKVLEAKEQENRRVCEENKELRRTVEAQPVNVRDVERMKRELQALEREIQEGELARNVWEDKFWELENNLSHKFKELEVLALDCNQELRRLKIGDDIQYQLNAKGTTPAEIMGFDHKLSLKPALNSYAEDIKKISMGRWEELISYQQMSNENAARLEEKRNNVATLQSQIDKMEAELNMIKNETQDYVNRCSAEAKRMLEDVHVAGHDLDIMEREAAEVLKAAQLNLQEAIKQSEEEIQMRARELLKLVDSVSKYKEYVGSKISEMNRELSETATAVSEAYRGSFPSQFTNILNTNRQPESRD; the protein is encoded by the exons ATGAGGCCCGGTGCTGGACCCCGCCGACAAAAGGACTCATTCATTCCGCCGCCGCCGCCAACTCCGCTGGATTTCCATCAGCGCAATCAGTTCCCCCGCGACTCCGACGCCAGTTTCGCAAGCAGCCGCCCTTCTTCCGCCGGAGGCGGCGCGGGGCGCACGAGGTTCGAGGACTACAAGGAGCGCCACTCGCAGCAATCGTTCATTTCCGCCATCAACTCGTTCCTAAAGTCGCGGAACTCTACCATCAGCTTCAAATCCGGCGGCACCACACCTTCCGCGAAGCACATCATCGATACCCTAAAGTTGCTTCTGAGAGAGATCGAGTACCCTGTGTCGAAACTCGAAGAGGATCTTCCCCCTCTCCTGAAGCGCCTCAATTACCCGTTCAAGCTCAACAAGTCCATCCTCAAATCCCCCGCTGCCCCTCACCAGTGGCCTTACTTGCTCGCACTCATTCACTGGCTCCTTCAGATCGCCTCCTTCGGCTCTCATCTCTCCCAATCCACCTCCAATACCGTCTCTTCCCTCCTCCAGGTCAACCTTGTCCACCAGTACACCCTCAATTCCTATCTTAACTACATTAAGGGCCATGATGATGTGGTTGAAGAACTCGAACTCGACATCATCGACAAGCTCAACCACCAGAAGGCCCTCGCCCAGGAGAAGCTCGAGGCTGCCAACAATGAGCTCAAGAGTTTGAGGGATGACTTGGAGAGGCTGAGGTTGCATCCCGTAAAGAAGGAGGAGCTGGAGAAGACTAAG GGCATGCTAGAGGACGATGTGAAGAAGTTTAATCTTCTGATTGAGGATGTTGGGAGGAAGATTGAGGAGATGGAGAAGGTGCTGGCAGAGAAGGAGAAGGTTCTGGAGGCGAAGGAGCAGGAGAACCGTAGGGTTTGCGAGGAGAACAAGGAACTCAGGAGGACGGTAGAGGCACAGCCTGTGAATGTGAGGGATGTGGAGAGGATGAAGAGGGAGTTGCAGGCTTTGGAGAGGGAGATCCAGGAGGGCGAGCTTGCCCGGAATGTTTGGGAGGACAAGTTCTGGGAACTGGAGAATAATCTTTCTCACAAGTTCAAGGAGCTTGAGGTGCTTGCTTTGGATTGCAACCAAGAGCTGAGGAG GTTGAAGATCGGTGATGATATTCAGTATCAGTTGAATGCCAAGGGAACTACGCCTGCTGAGATTATGGGTTTTGACCATAAATTGAGTCTGAAGCCTGCACTTAACTCATACGCTGAGGACATTAAGAAGATTTCTATGGGGAGATGGGAAGAGTTAATTTCCTATCAGCAGATGTCCAATGAAAATGCTGCTAGGCTTGAGGAAAAAAGAAATAATGTTGCAACATTGCAGTCACAGATTGATAAA ATGGAAGCTGAACTAAACATGATAAAGAATGAAACACAAGATTATGTAAATAGATGTTCAGCTGAAGCAAAGCGAATGTTGGAGGATGTCCACGTAGCTGGTCATGACCTGGACATTATGGAAAGAGAGGCAGCTGAGGTTCTGAAG GCTGCCCAATTGAATTTGCAGGAAGCAATTAAGCAAAGTGAAGAGGAAATCCAAATGCGTGCTCGTGAGCTCCTGAAGTTGGTTGATTCAGTATCAAAGTATAAAGAATACGTGGGTTCTAAAATTTCAGAGATGAATAGGGAACTATCAGAAACTGCAACTGCTGTCTCTGAGGCATACAGGGGTTCATTTCCATCCCAATTCACCAATATATTGAATACAAATCGCCAGCCTGAGAGTAGAGATTGA